Proteins from a single region of Paenibacillus sp. BIHB 4019:
- a CDS encoding TetR/AcrR family transcriptional regulator, with protein sequence MKQTRTTRVKDERKKIELLAAARQVMKEKGMEDMTITEIVRRAGVAQGTFYLYFPSKTSLVVALAEEMLQSALERVMAETEGLTAPSAFIDKAVPAAFQQFGLYSDVYPILNNGGGFVKDAAQWDQLFEPFYSYVSLLLGKWQEEQLIDGRMNPEFAARMVVSLIEQAVEDCYLYRPDVDAAAYLADLIYFIRKALGIREA encoded by the coding sequence ATGAAGCAAACTCGCACAACCCGTGTAAAAGACGAACGAAAAAAAATAGAGCTGCTTGCGGCAGCACGCCAAGTCATGAAGGAAAAAGGCATGGAGGACATGACCATTACGGAAATTGTTCGGCGTGCCGGAGTCGCACAAGGCACCTTTTATCTTTATTTCCCATCTAAAACATCGCTTGTCGTGGCTCTGGCTGAGGAAATGCTGCAATCGGCGCTGGAGCGCGTTATGGCAGAAACGGAAGGGCTGACGGCCCCTTCTGCCTTTATTGACAAGGCCGTCCCGGCTGCCTTCCAGCAGTTCGGCTTGTACAGCGATGTATACCCCATTTTGAACAATGGCGGCGGCTTCGTTAAAGATGCAGCCCAGTGGGATCAATTGTTTGAGCCCTTCTATTCCTACGTCAGCCTGCTGCTTGGCAAGTGGCAGGAGGAACAGCTGATCGACGGACGAATGAATCCCGAATTTGCAGCTCGCATGGTCGTCTCCCTTATTGAGCAGGCGGTCGAGGATTGTTATCTGTATCGGCCAGATGTGGATGCAGCCGCCTATTTGGCTGATTTGATTTATTTTATTCGCAAGGCACTTGGCATTAGAGAAGCTTGA
- a CDS encoding cytochrome P450, whose translation MSELIIPPGPKGKMLLGNLPDFGKDPLGYLTQTAESYGDLVKMRLEKDRDTILVSHPDHIEYILMQTNKIFSKGYHRDRIMSMVLGNGLVTSEGDFWLRQRRLSQPAFHRNRIHRYGEHMLAYAGSMLAEWQDGQTRDIHEDMMDVTMNIVAKSLFDADLQKNADHISSSICRVMTEYNTQMGSIFQRLLSLLPITVPTPGNAKLKKSVEQLDGLIYEMIASRRTEPGDRGDLLSMLLEARDDDGSAMSELQLRDEIMTMFLAGHETTANTLSWALHLLATHPEIQNRLLAEVREKCAGGAIQVTDFPELTFAHYIIKETMRLYPPVWIISRETLQDVELGGFHIPKGTEVSMSQWVMHRHPRYFEDPLSFMPERWENDFEKRLSKYVYFPFGGGPRFCIGNNFALMEAVLLLAAIVQRFEIVPSAHFEVIPEASITLRPKHGLSVQVKTR comes from the coding sequence ATGTCAGAGCTTATCATTCCACCCGGCCCGAAAGGCAAAATGCTGCTGGGCAACCTGCCCGATTTTGGCAAGGACCCGCTCGGTTATCTTACACAAACCGCCGAAAGCTATGGCGATCTGGTTAAAATGCGCCTTGAGAAAGATCGGGATACGATTCTCGTCAGCCATCCGGATCATATTGAATATATTCTTATGCAAACCAATAAGATTTTCTCCAAGGGCTATCATCGCGACCGCATTATGAGCATGGTACTCGGCAATGGCCTGGTCACGAGCGAAGGCGATTTCTGGCTGCGCCAGCGACGGCTGTCCCAGCCCGCTTTTCACCGCAATCGCATTCATCGTTATGGGGAGCATATGCTGGCGTATGCCGGCAGCATGCTGGCGGAATGGCAGGATGGGCAAACACGCGACATCCATGAGGATATGATGGATGTGACGATGAACATTGTAGCAAAGTCTCTATTTGACGCCGATTTGCAAAAAAATGCCGACCATATCAGCTCCTCTATTTGCCGCGTAATGACCGAATATAACACGCAGATGGGCAGCATTTTTCAACGCCTGCTGTCTCTGCTTCCAATTACCGTCCCGACGCCTGGAAATGCCAAGCTGAAAAAGTCGGTTGAGCAGCTCGATGGCCTCATCTATGAAATGATTGCGAGCAGGCGTACCGAGCCTGGCGACCGCGGCGATCTTCTCTCAATGCTGCTGGAAGCCAGAGATGACGATGGCAGCGCCATGAGCGAATTGCAGCTGCGCGATGAAATTATGACCATGTTTCTCGCAGGACATGAGACAACTGCAAATACGCTGAGCTGGGCGCTTCATTTGCTCGCTACCCATCCAGAAATCCAAAATCGCCTGCTTGCAGAGGTTAGAGAAAAATGCGCTGGCGGCGCAATACAGGTAACTGATTTCCCTGAATTGACGTTTGCGCATTACATCATTAAGGAAACGATGCGGCTTTACCCGCCCGTATGGATCATTTCCAGAGAAACGCTGCAGGATGTTGAGCTTGGCGGCTTCCACATTCCGAAGGGTACTGAAGTGAGCATGAGCCAATGGGTCATGCATCGCCATCCCCGTTATTTCGAGGACCCGCTGAGCTTTATGCCGGAGCGCTGGGAAAATGACTTTGAAAAACGGCTGTCCAAATATGTGTATTTCCCGTTTGGCGGCGGGCCGAGATTTTGTATCGGCAACAATTTCGCATTGATGGAGGCTGTGCTGCTGCTCGCTGCTATCGTTCAGCGCTTTGAAATTGTTCCATCCGCTCATTTTGAGGTTATTCCCGAAGCCTCCATTACGCTGCGGCCGAAGCATGGTTTGAGCGTACAAGTTAAGACCCGCTAG
- a CDS encoding GNAT family N-acetyltransferase — protein sequence MDIRILQTLDTTAYHALRLSALKINPEAFGSTYEKEVTFSTETVMARLTPSEDQFVIGAFAEQAQLAGIVTFMREKKAKTAHKANVYGMYVAPPFRGQGIAKALMLALMARAKSSKGLEQLHLAVVTDNISAIKLYQELGFELYGVEPNALKFNGNYSDENLMALKL from the coding sequence ATGGATATTCGTATATTGCAAACATTGGATACCACGGCCTATCATGCGCTGCGATTAAGCGCATTAAAAATCAACCCGGAAGCGTTTGGCTCAACTTATGAGAAAGAAGTGACATTTTCAACAGAAACCGTTATGGCGCGGCTTACACCCTCAGAGGATCAATTTGTTATTGGCGCTTTTGCCGAACAAGCCCAGTTGGCGGGCATCGTAACTTTTATGCGTGAAAAAAAGGCTAAAACTGCCCACAAAGCAAATGTTTACGGAATGTATGTAGCGCCTCCCTTTCGCGGGCAAGGCATCGCAAAAGCACTAATGCTGGCTTTAATGGCTAGAGCCAAATCCAGCAAAGGCTTGGAGCAGCTCCATTTAGCAGTAGTTACTGATAATATTTCCGCGATAAAGCTGTATCAAGAGCTTGGCTTCGAGCTGTATGGCGTAGAACCTAACGCCTTAAAATTCAACGGAAACTATTCAGACGAAAATTTAATGGCTTTAAAGCTATAA